One part of the Polycyclovorans algicola TG408 genome encodes these proteins:
- a CDS encoding trypsin-like serine peptidase encodes MSIRPKTRVQAGCIAALLIVVPFQPAAAAVFGEDDRRKLTTDHPLYPIREALGQITCRHPETGKKLFGTAAIIDTGLAPNGQETLITAAHVVMDPASGQALDRCRFKQHGRRWGSDPVVGVRHGSFTGTPQTNPEDWALVIIDPAKPADLRLRVWPAASAASDEVALLAYRGDREGLWVSGNCFARPPRRSEALYTRGVWLSDCDATPGSSGAPLMVRDGDDWFWGGLYRGHLFEAARHEEIPDWQATFSGQKRMNVIVRIPLESTAERSASRRAGP; translated from the coding sequence ATGAGCATTCGACCTAAGACCCGTGTGCAAGCGGGCTGTATCGCGGCGCTGCTGATCGTCGTGCCCTTCCAACCGGCCGCGGCTGCGGTATTCGGTGAGGACGATCGGCGCAAGCTCACCACCGATCACCCGCTCTACCCCATCAGGGAGGCACTTGGACAAATCACCTGCCGACACCCCGAAACCGGGAAAAAACTCTTTGGCACCGCCGCCATCATCGACACCGGCTTGGCGCCCAACGGGCAAGAAACGCTGATCACGGCGGCCCATGTCGTCATGGACCCGGCCAGCGGCCAGGCGCTGGATCGTTGCCGATTCAAGCAGCACGGCCGGCGCTGGGGCAGCGATCCCGTGGTGGGGGTTCGCCACGGAAGCTTCACCGGCACGCCGCAAACCAACCCCGAAGACTGGGCGCTGGTCATCATCGATCCCGCCAAACCTGCCGACTTGCGCCTTCGCGTCTGGCCCGCCGCGTCAGCGGCGTCGGATGAAGTCGCCCTGCTGGCGTACCGCGGCGACCGCGAGGGCCTTTGGGTCAGTGGTAACTGCTTTGCACGCCCACCGAGGCGCAGCGAAGCGCTCTATACCCGCGGGGTTTGGCTGAGCGACTGTGACGCCACACCGGGCAGCTCGGGCGCCCCGCTGATGGTGCGCGATGGCGATGACTGGTTCTGGGGTGGTCTTTACCGTGGCCATCTGTTCGAGGCTGCCCGGCACGAGGAAATACCCGACTGGCAAGCGACATTCTCCGGGCAGAAGCGGATGAACGTGATTGTGCGGATACCCCTCGAATCGACGGCAGAGCGCAGCGCCAGCCGGCGCGCGGGCCCATAA
- a CDS encoding SapC family protein: MQFVPLRPQQHADLRLTPDQSFLPLRTEMLVPLAASECTRVAREGTLVKPADREQIYLLAGLDLDQCCYINDTGHWLGRYVPALLRHYPFRLANLGDEEFQVQIDPNAPHWAAAGGEPLFLPNGEPAPTMERVRDVLTRVQQDMMRAQHVVGLLSQAGLWTTQHLIFGEGESKSAISGLQVIDTQKLGALPEAQLVQLHRAGALALAFAQVSSMSNLQDGVLAASLRNSPAVAEIDFGGLAHIDWGRLQ; this comes from the coding sequence ATGCAATTTGTGCCTCTACGGCCCCAGCAACACGCCGACCTGCGGTTAACGCCGGACCAGTCCTTTTTGCCGCTGCGCACCGAGATGTTGGTGCCGCTTGCGGCCTCGGAGTGCACCCGCGTGGCACGTGAGGGGACCCTTGTGAAGCCTGCGGACCGGGAGCAGATCTACCTGCTGGCGGGGCTAGATCTCGACCAATGCTGTTACATCAACGACACCGGACATTGGCTGGGGCGCTATGTGCCGGCCTTGCTGCGTCACTACCCGTTTCGCCTCGCCAACCTGGGCGATGAAGAATTTCAGGTGCAGATAGACCCGAATGCGCCGCATTGGGCCGCAGCCGGTGGCGAGCCACTGTTTCTGCCCAATGGTGAGCCCGCGCCCACAATGGAGCGGGTGAGAGATGTGCTCACGCGCGTGCAGCAGGACATGATGCGCGCTCAGCATGTCGTCGGTCTGCTGAGTCAGGCCGGGCTGTGGACCACCCAGCACCTGATCTTTGGCGAGGGCGAATCAAAGTCCGCCATCTCGGGGTTGCAGGTGATTGATACCCAGAAACTCGGCGCGCTGCCCGAAGCTCAGTTGGTTCAACTGCATCGCGCTGGCGCTTTGGCCCTGGCGTTTGCCCAGGTGAGCTCGATGAGCAATCTGCAGGATGGCGTGCTTGCTGCGTCTCTACGCAATAGCCCCGCTGTCGCGGAGATCGACTTTGGAGGGCTTGCCCACATTGATTGGGGACGTCTGCAATAG
- a CDS encoding DUF6447 family protein produces the protein MAANTIKIDGQDYAVDALSDAAKAQVQNLRFTDQEIARLQAQLAIAQTARLSYAKALKSELAGTKPADQGH, from the coding sequence ATGGCGGCAAATACGATCAAGATTGATGGACAAGACTATGCGGTTGACGCGCTGAGTGACGCGGCGAAGGCACAGGTCCAGAATCTGCGTTTTACTGACCAAGAAATCGCCCGGCTCCAGGCGCAGTTGGCAATCGCGCAAACCGCACGTCTCAGCTACGCGAAGGCCTTGAAGAGTGAATTGGCCGGCACCAAACCGGCTGATCAGGGTCACTGA
- a CDS encoding HlyD family type I secretion periplasmic adaptor subunit, whose amino-acid sequence MHTIESKSAPVESDQRPSFKKSSRLGWLFVIVGFFGFLLWAFLAPLDEGVPASGVVIVDGQRKEVQHPSGGIIGEILVEEGEVVEAGRLLLKMDATAIRSAYDAALTQWVSAEALKARLTAEMTAADGVAYPASLTALANVSTIEAMRIQTALFKSRREVTRAELQALQEQIEGLEVQAQASRRSVAARERELSVAASQLQSVRPLVASGDLARSRMLDLERSVAQIETAIAQEAGQLGRLLSQIAEGKTLLARRRDELMRELQDQFAEVQQDAEINRNRLVASEFELSHAEIRAPVGGTVVDLTVNTVGGVIRPGDALMQIVPEGEPLEVEAQIEVHLIDQVKVGLPVDLVFSALNQNRTPVVQGEVVRVSADRLTDERTGNPYYKALVRTTEEGAKQLAGEQIKPGMPVNVFVKTGERSMMTYLFKPLSDRARTALTER is encoded by the coding sequence ATGCACACGATTGAATCCAAAAGCGCGCCGGTCGAATCAGACCAACGGCCGAGTTTTAAAAAGTCAAGTCGCCTCGGTTGGCTGTTTGTCATCGTTGGCTTCTTCGGGTTTCTCCTTTGGGCGTTTCTGGCACCCCTGGACGAAGGGGTTCCGGCGAGCGGCGTGGTCATCGTCGATGGCCAGCGTAAAGAGGTGCAGCATCCCTCTGGCGGCATCATCGGCGAGATTTTGGTCGAGGAAGGCGAGGTTGTTGAGGCGGGCAGACTTTTGTTGAAAATGGACGCCACCGCAATCAGGTCCGCTTACGATGCAGCGCTGACACAGTGGGTCAGTGCCGAGGCATTGAAGGCGCGCCTGACCGCTGAAATGACAGCGGCAGATGGCGTCGCGTACCCGGCGAGTCTTACCGCACTGGCCAACGTTTCGACAATCGAGGCCATGCGCATTCAGACGGCCCTGTTCAAATCACGCCGCGAAGTCACTCGGGCCGAGTTACAAGCGCTCCAAGAGCAGATCGAAGGGTTGGAAGTGCAGGCTCAGGCCTCGCGACGGTCGGTCGCCGCGAGGGAGCGGGAGCTCTCGGTTGCTGCGTCTCAGTTGCAGAGTGTCAGGCCATTGGTCGCTTCGGGTGACTTGGCGCGCAGCCGCATGCTCGACCTCGAGCGGTCGGTGGCGCAGATTGAGACTGCGATTGCTCAGGAGGCCGGCCAACTGGGCCGCTTACTGAGCCAAATCGCCGAGGGGAAGACGCTGCTGGCCCGTCGCCGGGACGAGCTGATGCGCGAACTGCAAGATCAGTTTGCGGAAGTGCAGCAAGACGCCGAGATCAACCGGAACCGATTGGTCGCCAGCGAGTTCGAGCTTTCGCACGCTGAAATCAGGGCGCCGGTCGGCGGCACGGTGGTCGACTTGACAGTGAACACCGTTGGCGGGGTGATCCGTCCCGGAGATGCTTTGATGCAGATCGTTCCGGAGGGTGAGCCCCTGGAGGTGGAGGCGCAGATTGAGGTGCATCTCATTGATCAGGTGAAAGTCGGCCTGCCGGTCGACCTGGTTTTCTCGGCACTTAACCAGAACCGAACGCCCGTGGTTCAGGGCGAGGTGGTGCGTGTGTCGGCCGACCGACTGACAGATGAGCGCACCGGCAACCCCTACTACAAGGCATTGGTTCGCACTACTGAAGAGGGGGCGAAACAGTTGGCCGGCGAGCAGATCAAGCCGGGGATGCCGGTCAACGTATTCGTAAAAACTGGCGAGCGCAGCATGATGACCTATCTGTTCAAGCCCCTTAGCGATCGTGCGCGCACGGCACTGACCGAACGATGA
- a CDS encoding type I secretion system permease/ATPase, whose product MKQSSNDNSMPTEFVDALKPFRSAAWTLAAFSVVLNLLMLVPAIYMLQVYDRVLASRNETTLVMITLLAVGLYVLMALVDWSRGLVMSRVGDALDAKLSPRVYEAAYQKNLAEGGGGNAGQALTDFTIVRQFAAGQGFFAFLDAPWFPIYLAIIFHFDWRLGLFSAVGALILVALAVLNAAITRTPMREAGQHAAQSSLTTTTGLRNAEVIESMGMLRSLQKRWVGTHDRWLAAQRDANEKSAAVQSSSKSVRLGLQSGILGYGALLAIYGDITPGMMIAASILMGRALAPVDALIGVWRQFGAVQISYQRLRDLFNAHPEIDSGMPLPEPEGHIRVEQAYVAPPGSRNPVLKGINLSISPGQILGVIGPSGSGKSTLARALIGIWRPMGGTVRLDGADVAQWDKRALGPFLGYLPQDIELFAGSISENISRFGELNANKVVAASRLAGVHEMILQLPKGYDTVVGEGGAGLSGGQRQRVALARAVYDLPKLLVLDEPNSNLDEAGQSALALALRQLAQLNRTVVVITHHPSVLRVTTHLAVIKDGHLQMHGPTEKVMTELGALKRPAGDGSRGQGPDGSGQLSINTDL is encoded by the coding sequence TTGAAGCAAAGCTCCAACGACAACTCAATGCCAACGGAGTTTGTCGATGCGTTAAAGCCGTTTCGGTCAGCGGCCTGGACCTTGGCGGCGTTCTCCGTGGTTCTGAATCTGCTGATGTTAGTTCCGGCGATCTACATGCTCCAGGTCTACGACCGGGTGCTGGCCAGCCGAAACGAAACGACGTTGGTGATGATCACCTTGCTCGCGGTGGGTTTGTACGTGCTCATGGCGCTGGTGGACTGGAGTCGCGGGCTGGTGATGTCTCGGGTCGGCGACGCGCTCGACGCGAAGCTTAGCCCCAGGGTTTATGAGGCGGCTTATCAAAAGAACCTGGCAGAGGGTGGCGGCGGCAACGCAGGGCAGGCCTTGACCGATTTCACCATCGTGCGTCAGTTCGCGGCCGGGCAGGGCTTCTTCGCGTTTCTGGATGCGCCGTGGTTTCCAATTTACCTGGCCATCATTTTTCACTTCGATTGGCGGCTCGGCCTGTTTTCCGCCGTCGGCGCGCTGATTCTCGTTGCGCTGGCGGTATTGAATGCAGCGATTACCCGCACGCCCATGCGTGAAGCCGGTCAACACGCTGCGCAGTCGAGCCTCACCACCACGACGGGGCTGCGCAATGCCGAGGTGATCGAGTCAATGGGGATGCTCCGATCATTGCAGAAGCGCTGGGTCGGGACGCACGACCGATGGCTGGCCGCTCAGCGGGATGCGAACGAGAAATCTGCCGCCGTTCAGTCGAGCTCCAAGTCTGTTCGGCTCGGGCTTCAAAGCGGCATCCTCGGCTACGGTGCCTTGCTGGCGATATATGGCGACATCACGCCTGGGATGATGATTGCGGCATCAATCCTGATGGGGCGTGCTCTGGCGCCCGTCGATGCGTTGATCGGCGTTTGGCGGCAGTTCGGTGCGGTGCAGATTTCATATCAGCGACTGCGAGATTTGTTCAACGCGCATCCCGAGATTGACAGTGGGATGCCGCTACCCGAACCCGAAGGCCACATCCGCGTCGAGCAGGCGTACGTTGCGCCGCCGGGTTCGCGAAACCCCGTGCTCAAGGGCATAAATCTGTCGATATCACCGGGACAGATTCTGGGAGTGATCGGGCCATCAGGAAGTGGCAAATCAACCTTGGCCCGCGCGTTAATTGGCATCTGGCGCCCGATGGGAGGAACCGTACGACTCGATGGCGCTGACGTAGCCCAGTGGGACAAACGGGCGCTCGGACCATTTCTCGGTTACTTGCCGCAGGACATCGAACTGTTTGCCGGATCCATCAGCGAGAACATCTCCCGATTCGGCGAGTTGAATGCCAATAAGGTCGTGGCGGCATCGCGGCTCGCAGGGGTCCATGAGATGATTCTGCAACTGCCTAAAGGTTATGACACCGTCGTGGGCGAGGGCGGCGCCGGGCTCTCAGGCGGGCAGCGGCAGCGGGTCGCGTTGGCCAGGGCTGTGTACGACCTGCCCAAGCTTCTGGTGTTGGATGAGCCCAACTCGAACCTCGATGAAGCGGGGCAAAGTGCGTTGGCTTTGGCGTTGCGTCAGTTGGCGCAACTCAACAGGACAGTTGTGGTCATTACCCATCATCCCTCGGTGCTCAGGGTGACGACACATCTTGCGGTGATCAAGGATGGGCATCTGCAGATGCACGGCCCGACCGAAAAGGTGATGACCGAGCTGGGCGCGCTGAAGAGGCCGGCAGGCGACGGGTCACGTGGCCAGGGTCCGGATGGATCCGGCCAGCTGTCAATCAACACCGACCTTTAG
- a CDS encoding TolC family protein, with translation MLSALLLREWVRAPTRCAMALVLSLTSGIVGTLHLTPGHASTASSTLQRLKLDNDLRLSESARAALADAAEIKAPPLPSEAPTLAGLVALAQQHDPSYRAAQAGLEGTREYETIGRASMLPAMQASGSRSRNRQDREVQQGDQRIEDQRFYNAASATVQLRQPIYAPETRARYDEALALIDEAEVTFTDEFSQMVIRVVDAYLNLVFATKRAEVLKGSADDLKDLLRSAERRLEYGDATRVEVLDLTARQRRAGVQARAAENQRRTAASRLASLVGGIDQRVFDEVADAGGRLHLSRGSIEGWKRVAQLSSTRRLAGEAKIAQAEAALLSAKGANLPRVDALASFSINDSDTVNTVDQRFETGSLGIQVSVPIFAAGSGRAGVRQAEAFLLQAREELVAVELELEQSVREAYDGFLSAVDEERAMVSVDRAARASADAAAKGYEAGVQSLLDVVVAKGLARDVALESLEIRYETARAFVVLHELAGQVDDELIQTLSTAFAQPQTR, from the coding sequence ATGCTTTCCGCGTTGTTGTTGCGTGAATGGGTTCGTGCGCCGACCCGCTGCGCGATGGCATTGGTGCTTTCGCTGACCAGCGGGATTGTCGGCACCCTGCATCTGACGCCCGGGCACGCGTCGACCGCCTCGTCCACGCTTCAGCGATTGAAACTCGACAATGATTTGCGTTTGTCTGAGTCGGCGCGTGCTGCGCTGGCCGATGCGGCCGAGATCAAAGCGCCACCGTTGCCTTCAGAGGCCCCGACACTGGCCGGGCTGGTCGCATTGGCACAGCAGCACGACCCCAGCTATCGCGCTGCGCAGGCCGGTCTGGAGGGCACCCGCGAGTACGAAACCATCGGTCGAGCCTCGATGTTGCCGGCGATGCAGGCCAGCGGCTCCCGGTCGCGGAATCGACAGGATCGCGAGGTACAGCAGGGCGATCAGCGCATCGAGGATCAGCGTTTCTACAATGCCGCGTCGGCAACCGTACAACTGCGTCAGCCGATCTATGCACCAGAGACGCGCGCTCGCTATGACGAAGCTCTGGCGCTGATCGACGAAGCCGAGGTGACCTTCACCGACGAGTTCTCTCAGATGGTGATCCGTGTTGTCGATGCCTACCTCAACCTAGTGTTCGCTACCAAGCGTGCCGAGGTGCTGAAGGGCAGTGCCGATGATTTGAAGGACTTGCTGCGGTCTGCCGAGCGGCGTCTTGAATACGGCGACGCGACGCGCGTCGAGGTGCTTGACCTGACTGCGCGGCAACGTCGCGCAGGCGTTCAGGCCCGCGCCGCCGAAAACCAGCGGCGCACGGCGGCGTCCAGGCTTGCTTCGTTGGTCGGTGGCATCGACCAGAGGGTGTTTGACGAGGTTGCCGACGCTGGCGGACGGCTGCATTTGTCGCGTGGCTCGATTGAAGGGTGGAAGCGTGTTGCGCAGCTTTCTTCGACCCGTCGTTTGGCTGGCGAAGCAAAAATCGCCCAGGCAGAGGCGGCCCTACTGAGCGCCAAGGGCGCGAACCTGCCTCGAGTCGACGCACTGGCCAGCTTCTCAATCAATGATTCAGACACGGTCAATACCGTGGACCAGCGCTTTGAAACCGGCTCGCTCGGAATACAGGTGTCGGTTCCGATATTCGCGGCCGGCAGCGGCCGCGCGGGCGTGCGCCAAGCGGAGGCATTCTTGCTCCAGGCTCGTGAGGAGTTGGTCGCGGTTGAACTGGAACTGGAGCAGTCGGTGCGCGAGGCGTACGACGGCTTTCTCTCAGCAGTCGATGAGGAGCGGGCAATGGTGTCAGTTGACCGCGCAGCTCGGGCGTCAGCAGACGCCGCTGCCAAGGGGTACGAGGCTGGCGTGCAGTCGTTGCTTGACGTGGTGGTGGCCAAGGGCTTGGCGCGAGACGTTGCCCTTGAGTCGTTGGAAATTCGGTATGAGACCGCTCGCGCGTTTGTTGTCTTGCACGAGTTGGCCGGTCAGGTCGATGATGAGCTGATCCAAACCCTCTCTACGGCATTTGCGCAGCCTCAGACACGCTGA